The sequence TCATACGCCTATCAGACAGGTATTGAAAGCGGCGAAAAAGTAATTGTGGGCGTAAACAAATTCACCGTGCAGGAACCACCCATGGAAAACCTGTTTACGGTTGACGACAGCATTCGTACACAGCAAATGGCCAAGCTTGAGACCCTGCGCAGCGAACGCAACAACGAAGCCGTGCAGCAGCATCTGCGCCGTATCGAAGAAGCCGCAAAAGGCAACGAAAACCTGATGCCGCACATCCTCACCGCTGTAGAGGAATATGCCACACTCGGCGAAATTGCCGATGTAATGCGCGGCGTTTTCGGTGAGTACAAGGGCGTGTAACGCAAACTTACATTTATACAAAAGGCCGGACAGTTCTGCTTGTCCGGCCTTTTGTGTGTTGTAAGCGGCTTACTTTTTTTTCGCAGTATCTTCTACAATAATGAAGATGTCTTCGTTGTCTTTCTTGAAGAGGTAATGCTCGCGCGCAAATTTTTCGAGCTCTTTCGGATTGCTCCGAAGTTCCTGAATTTCCTGCTGGTTGCGCTTAATTTCGTTGGAGTAATAGTCGCGTTCGGCTTCGAGTTTTTTTACTTCGTTGCGGCGTTTTATCTGACTGAAAATATCGTTCCGGTCGAAGAAAAGCAGCCAAACGCCCAGCCCTACAATAACCAGCAGGTATTTGTTTTTCAGAATGGCAGGTATGCGGTCCAGAAACTTCACGGCTCAAAAGTAGAACAACCACCCGGCTTATTCCTACCTGTGGATAACTTGGGCGAATTGTTAATTGTGGTTATGCCTGTACCTTTTGGCCGGGTTCGGGCGTTATGTGGTAGTATTTACATTTGTACATATGCGTAAACCGGGTTTACTTTTTCTCGTGCTGCCTGGCATGGTTGCTTTATTCTTGCTGTGTATGCCTGCCACGCAGGCCTATCCCAAACACAGTGGCAGCACATTCAGGGCCGGGCAGCTTAAAAGTGCGCGGGTTAAAAAAGCATATCAGCTTACCTGGAAAACTATCCGCCAGAACCTTGCAAAGCTGGGTGTTGACAGTACCTCGTTCCGCATATTTATCCGCGCATTCAAGCAGGAACAGGAACTGGAGGTTTGGGCACGATCCTCGTCGGCACAGAAGTATGTGCTTTACGATAAATTTAAAATCTGCGCCTCATCCGGCACACCCGGCCCAAAACGTTGTCAGGGCGACGGACAGGTGCCCGAAGGGTTTTACCACATCAATGTCTTCAATCCGGCCAGCGCCTACCATCTTTCGCTGGGTGTGAGCTACCCCAATGCATCCGACAAATTTTTCGCCTGCAAGCCCGATCCGGGCGGAGCCATTATGATCCATGGCAACTGCGTAACCATTGGCTGCATACCGCTCACCGACGAAATAATCCGCGAGGTGTATGTACTGGCAGTGGAAGCCAAAGACGGCGGGCAGCAGAAAATTCCCGTGCATATTTTTCCTGCGCGCATGAGCACAACCAACTTAGCCGCGCTCAAGCGCACTTACAGCGATGCCGGGGTGCATAAATTCTGGGACAACCTTTTGCCCGGCTATCAGGCCTTTGAACGTAAACGTATCGTGCCGTCGGTTTCGGTAAATGCAAAAGGATTATATGTAGTGGAATGATGATTTGGAGCGAATCTGCAAATCATTAAAATACCGCCGGTTCCGGTGCTTCTATTGCATGGCAAAGCGTGCGCCCCGGGCTATAAATTCAATCCACCTGCGTTTCATAAAAAATGTAGGATTAAAAAAACAAACCTCATTGAGCAGGCTTACACACTAAGTCTGTTCATGCTTGCGTATTTCCCGTAATTGTTTCTTTATAGCTGCTTTTGGTATCTTTCGGCAACCATTGCCCGAAACCACATCATTAAGCTATGTACACAGCCCGACGAATTCCCCTGCGCATCATTTTTCCCTTTGCGTGGAAACCGGTTCTCTCCTTCGTGCTTTATTCCTCTGCCATCTACGTGCTGCACACCGTGGTGGGCTGGGATCATTTGCTGCTGCCGTTTCTGCCCATTACATTAATTGGTACGGCGGTGGCGTTTTACATCGGTTTCAAAAACAACTCGTCGTATGAGCGCTTGTGGGAAGGCCGCCGCATCTGGGGCGCTATTGTAAACGCAAGCCGCGCCTGGGGTGTGCAGGTTATTGATTATGTGGATTCGCCAACAGGTTATACAAGTACCCCCGAACATGTAACCAAAGCACACCGCGACCTCATTTACAATCACCTTGCCTACATTAATGCATTGCGCAGCCAGCTCAGGCGCAAAACCGTGTGGGAAGAGCACCGGCCCGAAATTGATATTCTCAATAAAATCGGCGACTTCCACACCACGCATGTCGAAACCGAACTGAAAAAGTTTATGAGCGAGGAGGATGCCCGGCGTCTCTCCAAACATGCCAATCCGGCTACACAATTGCTTAAAATGCAGTCGGCACGGTTGCGCCAGCTTCATGTGGATGGCTTAATCGATAATTTCAGGCACATGGAGCTGATGAAGCTCATTACCGAATTTTACAACCAGCAGGGTGCCTGTGAGCGTATCAAATCGTTTCCGTTTCCGCGGCAGTGGGCGTTTTTCAGTTCGGTATTTATTTACATTTTTATTGCGCTGCTGCCCTTTGGTTTGCTCAACGAGTTTGTGAAACTCGATGGTTGCTACACCTGGTTAGTTATTCCGTTTACCACACTCATCGCCTGGGTATTTAATACAATGGAAGTAATCGGCGATTCGAGTGAGAATCCGTTCGAAAACGGCATAAACGATGTGCCCATGACCGCCATTTGCCGCACCATCGAAATCGACCTGCGCGAAATGCTGGGCGAAACCGATCTTCCGCCGCGCATTCAGGCCATCGACCATATTTTACTCTAGCCGTTTTGCTTTGTACTTTCGCAGTCCTTTTCACCGCCAATGAATAAACCCGATTTCACGCAGGTCGATCTGCTGCATCTTGTTACCCACCACGTGGGCAACAAACAGCGCGACGAATCCTATACTTTGTCTGACGCTGCCACCGTAATTGATGCAGATACTACCGATTATCTGCTCACCTATTTTCTGCAGCCGTTCAACAGCGAGGAGTATTACAGCTTCCATCATTCGGTGAGCCTTGATCTGAATGCGGTAAACACGGTGGCCGCACGCATTTTTGCCAATCCCGATGAGTTTTTGAAAGCCTCGCACGATCTTGCCCGTCTGCTTTTCGATCAAACCACACATCCCAAAGTAAAAGCCGGCGAACTGAACATCGCCTACTTTACCAATGTGCTGCTGGGCGAAGAAAAAGTAACCGCGCTGGGCATCTTCAAATCAGAAACCGATACACCGTTTCTGAAAATGAAACACCAGCGCAAAAACTACTTCATCCGCCACGATTTCGGTTTCGAACTCAAGGGTATGGACAAAGGTTGCCTCATTTTAAACACCGCCGCCTCCGAAGGCTATCGTGTACTTGTAGCCGATGCCACTCCACGCGCAGCCGATACGCAATACTGGAAAGAAGATTTCCTCAACCTCAAACCCGTCAGCAACGCCTACCATCAAACCACACAGTTCCTCAACATTGCCAAAACTTACGTTACCGAAAAGCTCGCCGAAGATTTTGAAGTTAGCAAAGCCGATCAGATTGATCTGCTCAACCGCTCGGCCGAGTATTTCAAGAAAAACGAAAGTTTTAATCAGGAACAGTTCGAGGAACAGGTGTTTCAGGATAAAAGTGTAATCGAATCCTTTCGTAGTTTCGATCAAACCTACCGCGAAGAGCATTCCATTGCCATTGAAGAAGAATTCGACATCTCCAAACAGGCCGTGAAAAAGCAAACGCGTGTGTTTAAGAGTGTGCTTAAACTCGATAAGAATTTCCACATCTACATTCACGGCGACCGAAATTTAATTGAGCGAGGCACCGATGCTGACGGGCGGAAGTATTACAAGATTTATTATTCTGAGGAGACGTAAGCGAAATTTGCGTCCCTTCGACAAGCTGAGGGATTGCAGAATATCCGGTTTTAGCAGGACACGAAACAGCGTCCCTTCGACAAGCTCAGGGATCGCAATATGGTTGATTTAGCAGGACACGTAAACTGCACCATTCTATAAACACAGTGATCGCATAATATCCGGTTTTAGCAGGACACGTAAACAGCGTCCCTTCGACAAGCTCAGGGATCGCAATATGGTTGATTTAGCAGGGCACGTAAACTGTACCCTTGTATAAACACAGTGATCGCACAATATCCGGTTTTAGCAGGACACGTAAACAGCGTCCCTTCGACAAGCTCAGGGATCGCAATATGGTTGATTTAGCAGGACACGTAAACAGCGTCCCTTCGACAAGCTCAGGGATCGCAATATGGTTGATTTAGCAGGACACGTAAAAAGATCAGCTTCTGGCTGTGAAAAAAAAAAGAAGAATGCTCCTGTCAGGTCGAGCGGAGCCGAGACCAGGCAGGAGTTAACTCACCCGCACCCTCGGATCGAGGAATCCATAACTGATGTCCACCAGTAAATTCAGGATCACAAACATGATCGAAAACACCAGTGTGCTGCCCATCACCACGGGTAAGTCGTAATTCATAAGTGCCTGCACCACTTCGTTGCCAATGCCTTTCCAGTCGAAAATGGGTTCAACCAGTGCGGCACCTGCCATTAAGCTGGCCAGCCAGCCGGAGATGGATGTGACTACCGGGTTCATGGCATTTTTGAGGGCGTGCTTGAAAATTACTTTCGTGCGGCTGAGCCCTTTGGCGTGTGCGGTGCGGATGTAATCGTGCGAAAGTACTTCGAGCAGGCTGCTGCGGGTAAGTTGGGTAATGAGTGCCAGCGGACGGATGCCAAGCGTAATGGCAGGAAGAATAAGGTTTTGCAGCTGCAGCGATTCATCCACCGGATCAAAAAGGCTGCCCGCGTTTTTGAGCCCGGTTATTTCCTTGAGCAGATAGCCAAATACCCAAGAAATAATGAGCGCGTAAAAGAACGATGGCCCCGCAGTACCCAACGTGGAAAACACCGCAATAATCCGGTCAATCCACGTGTTTTTATTGAGCGCGCCCACAATACCCAATGCAATCCCAAATACCGACGCAATGATCATGGCGGCAAAAGCCAGCACAATGGTTTCGGGCAGCGTTTCGAGAATGATTTCCGACACCGGCCGCCGGTCGTGATACGAGCGGCGGAGATAGGGCATTTTTAACACCAGCTCGCGCCCGCCGCCCACACTGAAGAGTTGCAGCGGCTGCCCGTATTTTACGGTATCCAAATAGTAGCTGTCTTTCCGGTTTTCGGGATGATGAACGGATACGAATGAAATATCATTCAGAAACATCAGGTACTGCTTGGGCAGCGGCTGATCGAGTCCGAGATCCTGACGGATAATAGCCACCGAAGCCGAATCGGTATGCTGGCCCATTTGCATCCGCGCCGGATCGCCGGGCAATACATTAAACATCAGAAAAACAACTGTAAGCACCCCGAACAATACGAGGATGCCATACAACAGTCGTTTTATGATGAACTTCAGCATCAGGGCTTATTCAGATAGTCGGTGCCGGGAAAATCATTGATGTGCCACATGTTCACTACTACGCCGTGGTAAACCTGCACCAGACCGGGATTTGAACGCACTACGGTTTTCAGCGCCGTGCCATCAGCCGCATACACGGGGAACGTGGCGCCGGTTTTCTGGCGGAAAGCGGTTACCTGTTCGGCAGAAGCCGAACTCAGGGCGTAGAACGGAATGCCTTTGGCCGCGCAGGCTGCTGCAAATGCATTCACTTCCTGCATGCGTGAGAGATCAGCCTTTTCAATGTCATACATCACCAGCATGTAGGAGTGGCGGTTCTGTGTATCAAAAAGCTGTTTATTTATCTCCTCACCGGTTTCGGGATTGGTGATGTTGAAATCGCCGATAGAGGCGGCACAATTGCCCTTGCGTAGTACCTCGTCGTGGCGGCAGTAATATTCCCAGATGGAATCAGAAGGATAGTTTGAAATTTCAAATGCTCCGATGGTATCGGCTACCGTATTTCTGAGATAGTAGGTAATATGAATGGAATCAGATACACAGCCGGTTTCTTTCGGATTTTTATTTTTTGAGGCGGTAAGTATGTGCGTACCTATTTTGTATGGACGGAAATCAATAACCGGAAGGTGCTGCCAGGTATAAACCGGAAAGGCAAACGAGAGAAAGCTGCCAATACCAATAAGACCGGCCATGAAGATGGTGTTTTTGAAAAGCGGTTTGAGGTGCTTTTCGCCGGCGAAGAGTATGGCAATGAGAATGAGCAGAATAAGGTCTTTCCAGAACGATTGCCACGGTGTAAGTTTAATGGCATCGCCAAAGCAGCCGCAGCTGGTTACCTTGTTGCAGCAGGCC comes from Bacteroidota bacterium and encodes:
- a CDS encoding septum formation initiator family protein; this encodes MDRIPAILKNKYLLVIVGLGVWLLFFDRNDIFSQIKRRNEVKKLEAERDYYSNEIKRNQQEIQELRSNPKELEKFAREHYLFKKDNEDIFIIVEDTAKKK
- a CDS encoding nucleoid-associated protein; this translates as MNKPDFTQVDLLHLVTHHVGNKQRDESYTLSDAATVIDADTTDYLLTYFLQPFNSEEYYSFHHSVSLDLNAVNTVAARIFANPDEFLKASHDLARLLFDQTTHPKVKAGELNIAYFTNVLLGEEKVTALGIFKSETDTPFLKMKHQRKNYFIRHDFGFELKGMDKGCLILNTAASEGYRVLVADATPRAADTQYWKEDFLNLKPVSNAYHQTTQFLNIAKTYVTEKLAEDFEVSKADQIDLLNRSAEYFKKNESFNQEQFEEQVFQDKSVIESFRSFDQTYREEHSIAIEEEFDISKQAVKKQTRVFKSVLKLDKNFHIYIHGDRNLIERGTDADGRKYYKIYYSEET
- a CDS encoding ABC transporter permease; this encodes MLKFIIKRLLYGILVLFGVLTVVFLMFNVLPGDPARMQMGQHTDSASVAIIRQDLGLDQPLPKQYLMFLNDISFVSVHHPENRKDSYYLDTVKYGQPLQLFSVGGGRELVLKMPYLRRSYHDRRPVSEIILETLPETIVLAFAAMIIASVFGIALGIVGALNKNTWIDRIIAVFSTLGTAGPSFFYALIISWVFGYLLKEITGLKNAGSLFDPVDESLQLQNLILPAITLGIRPLALITQLTRSSLLEVLSHDYIRTAHAKGLSRTKVIFKHALKNAMNPVVTSISGWLASLMAGAALVEPIFDWKGIGNEVVQALMNYDLPVVMGSTLVFSIMFVILNLLVDISYGFLDPRVRVS